A genomic window from Deltaproteobacteria bacterium includes:
- a CDS encoding triose-phosphate isomerase, whose translation MKKLMAANWKMYKTRTEASETAAALAKALSGRIPEKREVLVIPPFTAISTVVDALAGAPGFSVGAQNFYPSAQGAFTGEICPDQLLDLGCSFALTGHSERRHILGETDEMVGRKTTFGLRAGLKIILCVGETIEERRTGKVEEILLGQLRVGTADIPTSIKAESLTIAYEPVWAIGTGEVAQPADIITAHAFVRRTILELFPEVGADIRILYGGSVKPGNCSEIVNLDNVDGVLVGGAGLEAGSLTDIVLA comes from the coding sequence ATGAAAAAGCTCATGGCCGCCAACTGGAAGATGTATAAGACCCGGACAGAGGCCTCCGAGACCGCCGCAGCCTTGGCTAAAGCCCTTAGTGGAAGGATTCCCGAAAAACGTGAGGTTCTGGTCATTCCTCCCTTTACGGCCATTTCCACCGTCGTAGATGCCCTGGCCGGTGCGCCGGGCTTCTCGGTCGGAGCCCAGAATTTCTACCCCTCGGCCCAGGGGGCTTTCACCGGGGAGATCTGCCCGGACCAGCTCCTGGATCTCGGCTGCTCCTTTGCCCTGACCGGGCACTCCGAACGGAGGCACATACTCGGCGAAACCGACGAGATGGTCGGTCGCAAGACCACCTTCGGCCTCCGGGCCGGCCTGAAAATCATCCTCTGCGTCGGCGAAACCATCGAGGAAAGACGGACCGGCAAGGTCGAGGAGATCCTTCTCGGCCAGCTTCGGGTCGGCACGGCCGATATCCCGACCAGCATCAAAGCCGAATCCCTGACCATCGCCTACGAACCCGTCTGGGCCATCGGAACCGGTGAAGTCGCCCAGCCTGCGGACATCATCACAGCCCACGCCTTTGTCCGCAGGACCATCCTGGAGCTCTTCCCCGAGGTCGGCGCGGACATCCGCATTCTCTACGGCGGCAGTGTCAAGCCCGGGAACTGTAGCGAAATAGTCAATCTTGACAACGTCGACGGTGTACTGGTAGGGGGCGCAGGTTTGGAGGCCGGAAGTCTGACTGACATCGTCCTGGCCTGA
- a CDS encoding phosphoglycerate kinase → MRFLDQIDVKDKVVLVRVDYNVPVKDGRIVDDNRIVQSLPTLHYALQNGAAIVACSHLGKPKGKNVPELSLAPVAKRLGELLNMNVPLAPDCIGPAVETLVAGLAPGQILMLENLRFHPGETANDDEFSKALAKGAQVYVNDAFGVSHRAHASVVGVTRHVPICCGGFLLQKEWQYLGEALKDPARPFVAISGGAKVSSKLAVLKSLLGKVDRLLIGGAMANTFLKAQGFEIGSSLVENDLMEEALKIMAEARKRGVSLYLPVDFIMGTDLKGELASGVRPYQDVPPGEMILDTGPATHVLFSEALKDAKTVVWNGPMGAFENRVFAMGSYNLASELAALDALTILGGGETGVIVNDLNIADKISFLSTGGGSFMEFLEGRELPAFTALEECD, encoded by the coding sequence ATGCGCTTTCTCGATCAGATAGACGTGAAGGACAAGGTAGTACTCGTCCGCGTGGACTACAATGTTCCCGTCAAGGACGGACGCATCGTCGACGACAACCGCATCGTTCAAAGCCTGCCGACCCTTCATTACGCCCTGCAGAACGGAGCCGCGATCGTCGCATGCTCCCATCTTGGCAAACCCAAGGGCAAGAACGTGCCCGAACTATCCCTGGCCCCGGTGGCCAAGCGGCTCGGAGAGTTGCTGAACATGAACGTGCCGCTGGCTCCCGACTGCATCGGCCCAGCGGTCGAAACCCTGGTGGCGGGTCTTGCGCCCGGGCAGATTCTCATGCTCGAGAATCTTCGCTTCCATCCCGGAGAGACCGCCAACGACGACGAGTTCTCCAAGGCCCTGGCCAAAGGCGCCCAAGTCTACGTCAACGACGCCTTTGGCGTCTCCCACAGGGCTCACGCCTCGGTGGTCGGCGTGACTCGGCACGTTCCTATCTGTTGTGGCGGGTTTCTCCTGCAAAAGGAATGGCAATACCTGGGCGAGGCCCTGAAGGATCCGGCCCGACCCTTTGTGGCCATTTCCGGTGGGGCCAAGGTCTCGTCAAAGCTTGCGGTTCTCAAATCCCTGCTGGGCAAGGTCGATCGCCTGCTCATCGGCGGGGCCATGGCCAACACCTTTCTCAAGGCCCAGGGCTTTGAGATCGGAAGTTCCCTGGTGGAAAACGACCTTATGGAAGAGGCGCTGAAGATCATGGCCGAGGCCCGGAAACGCGGAGTCAGTCTGTACCTGCCCGTGGACTTCATCATGGGCACCGACCTCAAGGGCGAACTGGCCTCGGGCGTCCGGCCGTACCAGGACGTGCCCCCCGGAGAGATGATTCTGGACACAGGCCCGGCCACCCACGTTCTGTTCTCCGAGGCCCTGAAGGACGCCAAAACCGTCGTCTGGAATGGCCCCATGGGCGCCTTCGAGAACCGGGTCTTTGCCATGGGATCCTACAACCTGGCCTCCGAACTGGCCGCCCTTGATGCCCTGACCATTCTGGGCGGAGGAGAAACCGGGGTCATTGTCAACGACCTGAACATCGCCGACAAGATCTCCTTCCTGTCCACCGGAGGAGGATCGTTCATGGAATTTCTCGAAGGCCGGGAACTGCCTGCCTTCACAGCCCTGGAGGAGTGTGATTGA